In Candidatus Paceibacterota bacterium, one genomic interval encodes:
- a CDS encoding DUF1573 domain-containing protein has protein sequence MQNASIDPRAKIFAVIFAVLILGAGAFIFFGENGEVSGKGGSAKLSIAETDYDFGDISMKNGLARHEFKIKNDGDQALEITDISTSCACTKVVLVVDGRRSPEFSMPGHGVKPLFWSEKIAPGQSAVLEAVFDPLAHGPDAVGPITRVINIISNTGGKGNAKSVITFSGNVIK, from the coding sequence ATGCAGAATGCATCGATAGATCCCCGCGCGAAGATCTTCGCAGTGATTTTCGCAGTTTTGATCCTTGGCGCGGGAGCATTTATTTTTTTCGGTGAAAATGGCGAAGTGAGCGGAAAAGGCGGAAGTGCCAAATTGAGCATAGCCGAAACCGATTATGATTTCGGGGATATATCCATGAAGAACGGGCTTGCTCGCCACGAATTTAAGATCAAGAACGACGGAGATCAGGCGCTGGAAATAACCGATATCAGCACTTCGTGCGCGTGCACGAAGGTCGTGCTGGTAGTTGATGGAAGAAGAAGCCCGGAATTCAGCATGCCGGGACATGGCGTAAAGCCCCTGTTCTGGTCCGAAAAGATCGCTCCCGGGCAGTCGGCTGTTTTGGAGGCCGTTTTTGATCCGCTGGCGCACGGGCCGGATGCGGTAGGTCCGATAACAAGGGTGATCAATATAATCAGCAACACCGGAGGAAAAGGAAATGCAAAAAGCGTCATAACATTTTCGGGGAACGTAATCAAATGA
- a CDS encoding DUF1573 domain-containing protein, producing the protein MPKAKFILSCLIVIAIGSVAYFYRPLIDYGNFRKAREVAGGPAIEASPASYDFGKVVYGEISKKEFTIKNTGNENLEILKISTSCGCTKAEMNNGVKIIFPGESSGMTVSMNPAIHGNYSDMGEIKRVVYVKTNDKNIPEKEIEISANVIKPESNATYEIKNENGKFDPVEIKTKKNTYVELKFAKPDSKYDFRMDEYNIAKTIDAGDESQSVVFKADKKGSFRFYDGGNSEGKLIVE; encoded by the coding sequence ATGCCAAAAGCAAAATTTATTCTTTCATGCCTGATCGTAATAGCGATAGGTTCAGTCGCGTATTTCTACAGGCCGCTGATCGACTACGGAAATTTCAGGAAAGCGCGGGAGGTCGCGGGAGGTCCCGCTATCGAAGCGAGTCCTGCTTCATATGATTTCGGGAAAGTGGTTTATGGCGAAATTTCCAAAAAGGAATTTACGATAAAAAATACAGGGAATGAAAATCTGGAGATATTGAAGATCTCGACGTCATGCGGATGCACGAAAGCCGAGATGAACAATGGAGTAAAAATAATATTTCCGGGGGAAAGCTCCGGCATGACCGTTTCCATGAATCCCGCGATCCATGGAAACTATTCAGACATGGGAGAGATCAAGAGGGTCGTATATGTAAAAACGAATGACAAGAACATTCCTGAAAAAGAAATAGAGATCAGCGCAAATGTCATAAAGCCTGAGAGCAATGCAACATATGAGATCAAAAATGAGAACGGTAAATTTGATCCGGTTGAGATAAAAACGAAGAAAAATACTTATGTGGAACTCAAGTTTGCCAAGCCGGATTCCAAATACGATTTCAGGATGGATGAATATAATATAGCAAAGACGATCGACGCGGGAGACGAGTCGCAAAGCGTTGTTTTCAAGGCAGACAAAAAAGGATCGTTCAGATTCTATGACGGAGGAAATTCGGAAGGTAAGCTGATCGTTGAATAA
- a CDS encoding M56 family metallopeptidase: MAPIYARKTNYAFGQLMLAVFLVVGAIMFLSFRIYNEADLYLGVLYHHLRTACQCTDVVQFLNMHPVIFAEVGIFAFAIFSFMLFSVHRFLKLYFATKKYSKYYSSSCAARKHSWKLSCAVRELGIAKERVIECSSEDAVVFCYGFLKPKICISSSLVKLLDRSELKAVLLHEKQHMESHEPMKLFIAIYFQNILFILPGIGKLVRKYLTFSELSADEQACVKPYGKPKLASAIYKITEQEESRLASDISSSAIIERINRLSDNAYVPDFRHIGKSLIACSIVFVFVSMAVLSALTNSTKAYDMHSGGLCTLENNKKIDFFDALTNEQKTCDMQHAVSHEINETCEAQ; the protein is encoded by the coding sequence ATGGCTCCGATATATGCCAGAAAAACCAACTACGCATTCGGACAGCTTATGCTTGCAGTATTTTTGGTAGTGGGCGCGATCATGTTCTTATCATTCAGGATATACAACGAGGCGGATCTGTATCTCGGAGTTCTCTATCATCATTTGCGCACTGCGTGCCAGTGTACGGATGTCGTCCAGTTTTTGAATATGCACCCGGTCATATTTGCGGAAGTGGGAATTTTTGCATTCGCGATATTCTCGTTCATGCTATTTTCGGTCCATAGGTTCCTGAAATTATATTTTGCAACCAAAAAGTATTCAAAATATTATTCTTCCTCCTGCGCCGCAAGGAAGCATTCATGGAAACTGAGCTGTGCCGTCCGGGAACTGGGTATCGCAAAAGAAAGAGTCATAGAGTGCAGTAGTGAAGATGCGGTCGTTTTCTGCTATGGGTTCCTGAAGCCGAAAATTTGCATATCGAGTTCTCTTGTTAAACTGCTGGACAGATCCGAACTGAAAGCCGTTCTTCTGCATGAAAAACAGCATATGGAGAGCCATGAGCCTATGAAATTGTTCATTGCCATATACTTCCAGAATATACTGTTCATCCTTCCGGGGATCGGAAAACTTGTCAGGAAGTATCTGACTTTTTCCGAGCTTTCCGCCGATGAGCAGGCTTGCGTCAAGCCGTATGGCAAGCCGAAGCTGGCAAGCGCGATCTACAAGATCACTGAACAGGAAGAGAGCAGGCTGGCATCGGACATATCAAGTTCCGCCATTATTGAAAGGATCAACCGTCTTTCCGATAATGCGTATGTTCCGGATTTCAGGCATATTGGAAAAAGCCTGATCGCCTGTTCGATCGTTTTTGTCTTCGTATCAATGGCAGTGCTATCCGCTCTCACGAACAGTACGAAGGCATATGACATGCATAGCGGGGGACTTTGCACTCTGGAAAACAATAAGAAAATAGATTTTTTCGATGCGCTTACGAACGAGCAAAAAACATGCGATATGCAGCATGCTGTCAGCCATGAAATAAACGAGACTTGCGAAGCTCAGTGA
- a CDS encoding BlaI/MecI/CopY family transcriptional regulator, which produces MAKNNIKILSDLESEIMEIVWKAGNASVRDVLLEMQKKRKIAYTTVMTVMSRLYDKGVLERKLNASGAFVYESMKEKEAFIQEKSQKIIKGFLREYGDVAVAQFFDIIESSDSRKSKEWKSKLKKLIE; this is translated from the coding sequence ATGGCAAAGAACAACATAAAGATATTAAGCGATCTGGAATCGGAGATAATGGAGATCGTGTGGAAAGCGGGAAACGCGTCTGTGAGAGATGTTCTTTTGGAAATGCAAAAAAAAAGGAAGATCGCATACACTACAGTGATGACCGTGATGTCGAGGCTCTATGACAAAGGAGTTTTAGAAAGAAAGCTCAACGCGAGCGGAGCGTTTGTTTATGAATCAATGAAGGAGAAAGAAGCTTTTATCCAGGAAAAGTCACAAAAAATAATCAAGGGCTTTCTCAGGGAATATGGCGATGTGGCTGTCGCGCAATTTTTTGATATCATTGAGAGTTCGGATTCCAGGAAGTCGAAGGAGTGGAAGAGCAAGCTTAAAAAACTTATCGAATAG
- a CDS encoding PHP domain-containing protein — protein sequence MTKKHRSDFHTHSKCSDGENTLKELARLYIEADLANVSLCDHNTIAGVGIIRKSLSGSDTELFSGMEASCRDRIHVLGLGLNENSNILKNHCLHQELIHAERASAQIVVLEENNFIVDRSILKKERGVITEYEIFSATENNGGVFKDFAKKWLYKNSPYYVKIERMSVEEAINLIHDAGGIAIWAHPGFTFRKDLAMIIDKISEFKEFGLDGIEVFSSKHDNEQTRLLFKLAQKNKLAMSAGSDYHGSNERKLGGYNTFGLKFDEQKLIDLIRR from the coding sequence TTGACAAAAAAACACAGATCGGACTTTCACACGCATTCGAAATGCTCGGACGGTGAAAATACTTTGAAAGAACTGGCGCGCCTTTACATTGAAGCAGATCTGGCCAATGTAAGCCTTTGCGACCACAACACTATAGCTGGAGTGGGAATTATAAGAAAATCACTGTCAGGATCAGACACTGAATTATTTTCAGGAATGGAAGCCAGTTGCAGGGATCGCATCCACGTTTTAGGACTGGGCTTGAACGAGAACAGTAATATTCTCAAAAATCATTGTCTTCATCAGGAACTGATCCATGCAGAAAGAGCTTCGGCGCAGATCGTAGTTCTTGAAGAAAATAATTTTATTGTCGACCGGTCCATTCTAAAAAAGGAAAGAGGTGTCATCACGGAATACGAGATCTTTTCCGCAACGGAAAATAATGGCGGGGTATTCAAGGACTTTGCAAAAAAATGGCTCTATAAAAATAGCCCCTACTATGTGAAGATAGAAAGAATGTCCGTTGAAGAAGCCATAAATCTGATCCATGATGCCGGAGGGATCGCCATCTGGGCCCATCCCGGATTCACTTTCAGGAAAGATCTTGCAATGATCATTGATAAGATCTCCGAGTTTAAAGAATTTGGACTTGACGGGATCGAAGTCTTCTCGTCAAAACATGACAATGAACAGACTCGGCTTCTTTTTAAGCTCGCGCAAAAAAACAAATTGGCCATGAGTGCGGGCTCCGACTATCACGGATCGAATGAAAGAAAACTGGGAGGTTATAATACTTTCGGTCTCAAGTTCGATGAACAAAAATTAATTGATCTTATAAGAAGGTAA
- a CDS encoding FtsX-like permease family protein, with protein sequence MMGLNNLKISFFLAKKSITKGNKSTIALTILIMALAYINLVFISSILMGIIDTMNRQAINNQVANIVIEPEKDETYIKQVRAVLTKVNSVPGVIGSSAHYATGAVFSFDENKDGENINTGSFAVKSIDPADEKKTTIIYKGIVSGSYLDENDRNKIILGKEIAGGFGASMENQALGVKVGDKIELSFKNGIKREYEIKGVFDAKNIDSDLMAFITRKEMESILNLNDRATEIIVKTRDTGNEEKYIRQFRDLGLTKEEIKPWKDYMGMVDSLSDSLGVIRIIISIIGLVVAGITIFIVIFISVINKRKQIGILRAIGIEEKIIIRSYVIQAMFYAILGVGMGLFLTYFFLIPYFEKNPLDFPMGPVGLVATFNDLAINSLSLIAAAIVAGFIPSWQATREDIVKAIWGAQ encoded by the coding sequence ATGATGGGCCTGAACAATCTCAAGATCTCATTCTTCCTTGCGAAGAAATCGATCACCAAGGGAAACAAAAGCACGATCGCGCTGACGATCCTGATAATGGCGCTTGCATACATAAATCTTGTTTTCATCTCTTCCATCCTGATGGGGATCATAGACACGATGAACAGGCAGGCCATAAACAATCAGGTTGCGAATATCGTGATCGAACCGGAAAAAGACGAAACATATATCAAACAGGTAAGAGCGGTCCTGACAAAGGTCAACTCCGTTCCGGGGGTTATCGGAAGCTCGGCTCATTACGCAACCGGAGCCGTTTTCTCTTTCGATGAAAATAAGGATGGTGAAAATATAAACACCGGAAGTTTTGCCGTAAAATCCATCGATCCCGCAGACGAAAAAAAGACTACGATCATATACAAAGGCATAGTGTCCGGATCTTATCTGGACGAAAATGACCGCAACAAGATCATTCTGGGAAAGGAAATCGCGGGAGGATTCGGAGCATCAATGGAAAATCAGGCGCTGGGAGTCAAGGTCGGAGACAAGATCGAACTGTCATTCAAAAACGGGATCAAGCGGGAATATGAGATCAAGGGCGTATTCGATGCAAAAAACATAGATTCCGATCTGATGGCATTCATTACCAGAAAGGAAATGGAATCCATCCTGAACCTGAACGATAGAGCGACGGAGATCATCGTAAAAACAAGAGACACCGGCAACGAGGAAAAATATATCCGGCAATTCAGAGATTTGGGATTGACCAAAGAAGAAATAAAGCCATGGAAGGATTATATGGGAATGGTCGACAGCCTGTCTGACAGTCTTGGCGTGATCAGGATCATAATCTCGATCATAGGATTGGTCGTTGCAGGGATCACTATTTTTATTGTAATTTTTATCAGCGTCATCAACAAGAGAAAGCAGATCGGCATTCTGAGGGCGATCGGGATAGAAGAAAAGATCATAATAAGATCATATGTGATCCAGGCGATGTTTTACGCAATATTGGGAGTAGGCATGGGATTATTTTTGACATATTTCTTTTTAATCCCGTATTTCGAAAAGAATCCTCTTGATTTCCCCATGGGACCTGTAGGTCTCGTTGCCACTTTCAATGATCTTGCGATCAACAGCTTGAGCCTAATTGCGGCCGCCATAGTCGCGGGCTTCATTCCCTCATGGCAAGCCACAAGAGAGGATATAGTGAAAGCGATCTGGGGAGCACAGTAA
- a CDS encoding ABC transporter ATP-binding protein produces MISVKDLTKTYAGDVPTQALKGVSFEIGEGEFVAIMGRSGSGKSTLLHQLGLLDVPTSGDVIINKNSVRSFSEKEKTSFRLNKLGYVFQEYALLPELTALETVYLPLMMCGIKKKEYLKTASGVLEKVGLKDRLNHLPHELSGGEQQRVAIARAIVNNPKILFADEPCANLDSESSEIVLDLLKSLNKEFGQTIVMVTHENEDRKYVDRVIWLKDGLIEKEEK; encoded by the coding sequence ATGATCTCAGTCAAAGATCTCACAAAAACCTATGCCGGAGATGTTCCCACCCAAGCCCTCAAGGGGGTCAGCTTTGAGATCGGCGAAGGTGAATTCGTCGCAATCATGGGGAGGAGCGGGTCCGGGAAATCCACACTGCTTCACCAGCTGGGGCTTCTTGACGTGCCCACATCGGGAGACGTCATTATCAATAAAAATAGTGTTCGCTCATTCTCGGAAAAAGAGAAGACGTCTTTCAGACTAAACAAGCTTGGTTACGTTTTTCAGGAATACGCGCTGCTTCCGGAACTCACGGCTCTCGAAACTGTCTATCTCCCCCTGATGATGTGCGGAATAAAAAAGAAGGAATATCTGAAAACGGCTTCCGGCGTTCTTGAAAAAGTGGGACTGAAGGACCGCCTGAACCATCTTCCACACGAGCTGTCGGGAGGAGAACAGCAAAGGGTCGCCATTGCGCGGGCGATAGTCAATAATCCCAAAATACTTTTTGCCGACGAACCTTGCGCAAACCTGGACAGCGAGTCTTCGGAGATCGTCCTGGATCTGCTGAAAAGTCTCAACAAAGAATTCGGCCAGACCATAGTCATGGTGACTCATGAGAATGAGGACAGAAAATATGTCGACCGCGTAATATGGCTGAAAGACGGACTCATTGAAAAAGAAGAAAAATAG
- a CDS encoding phosphomethylpyrimidine synthase ThiC, producing the protein MLRIKIGNLLSTANVDVGEGLSTKINLIVGANNEKGAELERKKIDAAARLGVHTIIDLSTARIDPPLWVYGRRKYPKIAFGKVAPILVAVENDGDVAPEKLLEEIEWSVKAGVDYMTMNLVPMKLRDFEIAHERNFVTTSRQGGVLLQYMMKHDACNPHGPILEDIFSLFREYNVTLHIGATFRPTSVLEAYDKAHIWELKEQIKVFKRAEAAGVQAIIEPMSHQPLKDIGPGIDSIRKKYGSYIPFQMLGPIVTEYNLDCDQYAAASGAAIAAMHNVGKITTIPPREHKGFPTLRDTIEGIKATVTSVHAGDMCRLPELMEVDRQIADKRKAAKSCNPDSEVSGCDKCSKLCPLLIKKI; encoded by the coding sequence ATGTTACGGATCAAAATCGGTAATTTGCTCAGCACGGCAAATGTTGATGTTGGCGAAGGCCTGTCTACGAAAATAAACCTGATCGTAGGCGCAAATAATGAAAAAGGAGCCGAGCTGGAAAGAAAAAAAATCGATGCGGCGGCGAGGCTCGGAGTTCATACTATAATCGATCTCAGCACTGCAAGGATAGATCCTCCGTTATGGGTCTATGGCAGGAGAAAATATCCGAAAATAGCTTTCGGGAAGGTGGCACCAATATTGGTTGCCGTTGAAAATGACGGAGACGTCGCTCCCGAAAAGCTGCTGGAAGAGATCGAATGGTCTGTGAAGGCCGGCGTGGACTATATGACAATGAATCTGGTTCCGATGAAATTGAGAGATTTCGAGATCGCTCATGAAAGGAATTTCGTCACGACCAGCAGGCAGGGAGGCGTTCTCCTGCAATATATGATGAAGCATGACGCATGCAATCCTCACGGACCGATCCTGGAAGACATATTTTCCCTGTTCAGGGAATATAATGTTACGTTGCACATCGGTGCCACTTTCCGGCCCACGTCTGTTCTGGAGGCTTATGACAAGGCCCACATCTGGGAGCTGAAGGAACAGATCAAGGTGTTTAAAAGGGCGGAGGCGGCAGGCGTTCAGGCGATCATCGAGCCGATGAGCCATCAGCCGCTGAAAGACATAGGTCCCGGGATCGACAGCATCAGAAAGAAGTACGGAAGTTATATACCCTTCCAAATGCTTGGCCCTATTGTCACGGAATATAATCTCGACTGTGACCAGTATGCGGCGGCAAGCGGAGCGGCGATTGCAGCGATGCATAACGTCGGGAAAATAACCACGATACCGCCGAGAGAACATAAGGGTTTTCCGACCCTCCGGGATACCATCGAAGGCATTAAGGCAACGGTCACAAGCGTTCATGCCGGAGATATGTGCAGGCTCCCCGAACTTATGGAGGTCGATCGGCAGATAGCCGACAAAAGAAAGGCGGCAAAAAGCTGCAACCCTGATTCCGAGGTCAGCGGATGCGATAAATGTTCAAAGCTTTGCCCGCTATTGATCAAAAAAATATAA
- a CDS encoding DUF362 domain-containing protein has protein sequence MDEKIVAVLKQHSYSVPRIRGKIEELFDLVGINEGLKDRKILIKPNCTGSFSPKEGRTTHPAVMEALILHLLSLNSEIAIGESSTVGTDTFSAYEKTGIFKVAQKLNVRIVDFKKSNYIELENGSGIVQKKISFPEEALSADCLISLAKLKTNYVTTISCAMKNLKGLLKDGDKKNSHHVGLSESVADICNALKRKIKVIALVDGILGSELYEPKKRGLLIASNDLAACDIVCARAMGIDPGDIKFLNLAKDPKAGNINVLGDGLGDPAVFSTCDPGLDHMAEKFKIKIIDGNPCTSCTGSLYHILNKLAKTGAEYPDDLEIVAGCCKNRRIAKNAILFGKCAAEADGIFKVKGCPPVTSDFMKVLKRRFGKK, from the coding sequence ATGGATGAAAAGATCGTTGCAGTGCTCAAGCAGCACAGCTATTCCGTGCCCCGGATCAGGGGAAAAATAGAAGAATTATTTGATCTTGTCGGGATCAACGAGGGATTGAAAGATCGGAAGATACTGATCAAGCCGAATTGCACCGGAAGTTTTTCTCCCAAGGAAGGCAGAACGACGCATCCGGCGGTTATGGAGGCATTGATCCTGCATCTCCTGAGCCTGAATTCCGAGATAGCGATAGGCGAATCTTCAACGGTTGGAACAGATACTTTTTCCGCCTATGAGAAGACGGGGATTTTCAAAGTCGCGCAAAAGCTGAACGTCAGAATAGTCGATTTCAAGAAGAGCAACTATATCGAATTGGAAAACGGATCCGGAATAGTCCAAAAAAAGATATCATTTCCTGAGGAGGCGCTGAGCGCTGACTGTCTGATAAGCCTGGCCAAGCTCAAAACGAATTATGTGACGACAATATCCTGCGCGATGAAGAACCTTAAGGGGCTTCTGAAAGACGGCGATAAAAAAAATTCGCACCACGTCGGCTTGTCCGAATCGGTTGCGGACATATGTAATGCGCTAAAGCGAAAGATCAAAGTTATAGCCCTTGTCGATGGGATCTTGGGAAGCGAACTGTACGAGCCGAAGAAGCGCGGCCTTCTGATCGCATCAAATGATCTCGCGGCGTGCGATATCGTCTGTGCAAGAGCTATGGGGATCGATCCCGGTGATATTAAATTTTTGAATTTGGCAAAAGATCCGAAAGCGGGAAACATAAATGTGCTTGGAGACGGATTGGGTGATCCCGCGGTCTTCAGTACATGCGATCCGGGACTGGACCATATGGCGGAGAAATTCAAAATAAAGATAATTGACGGCAATCCCTGCACGAGCTGTACCGGAAGTCTGTATCACATCCTGAATAAGCTGGCGAAAACAGGGGCGGAATATCCGGATGATCTGGAAATAGTCGCCGGTTGTTGCAAAAATAGAAGGATCGCCAAAAACGCGATATTGTTCGGGAAATGTGCTGCTGAAGCGGATGGAATTTTCAAGGTTAAGGGCTGTCCGCCTGTAACTTCGGATTTTATGAAAGTATTGAAACGGCGATTCGGCAAAAAATAA
- the murJ gene encoding murein biosynthesis integral membrane protein MurJ: protein MIKRLINGKASSITSAALILAISSLASKVLGLYRDRTLLGSFGLGNELDVYYAAFRIPDFIFNIIVLGALSAGFIPVFSRLIHDNKEKEAIRTANAVLNLLFVFILFFCVFGIIFASNLTDFITPGFTDENKLLATNLTKIMFLSPIFLLLSGIIGGILQSHKRFFIYSLSPIMYNVGIIIGALYFSRWWGLSGLAWGVVLGSAMHFFIQLPMVYKLGYSYEAILDIQDRGVRTIIKMMIPRTLTLVTSQLNLVIITIIATTLPAGSLTAFNIANNLQSFPLSLFAISFAIAAFPTLSALSGEKDRNEFARSLTVTTKQILFFVIPISIFFVALRAQIVRTILGTGKVGWEETALLVDSLAIFSFSLFAQSVIPLFSRAFWALHDAKTPFYISFMSVIVNIILSVALSNKYGALGLIASFSISSAFNAIMLYYFINKKTGFICHGRILIPLIKISLASVIAGLISHFSLYAIEPLLDTHTGIGILIQGLFAGTLGAATYCIFCWKLEIEEFMILKDSLKRKLLGAKITTSEIVTEE from the coding sequence ATGATAAAAAGACTGATAAACGGAAAAGCGAGCTCGATCACATCGGCTGCGCTTATTCTTGCGATCTCGTCCCTTGCCAGCAAAGTGCTGGGACTCTATCGCGACAGGACTCTTCTCGGTTCATTCGGGCTTGGGAATGAATTGGACGTATATTATGCCGCATTCAGGATCCCCGATTTCATATTCAACATAATAGTTCTCGGAGCTCTCTCTGCAGGTTTCATTCCGGTTTTCTCCAGACTCATTCATGATAACAAAGAAAAGGAAGCGATCAGAACCGCCAATGCGGTACTGAATCTTCTTTTCGTTTTTATCCTGTTTTTTTGCGTCTTTGGAATAATTTTCGCGTCCAATCTGACCGACTTTATCACACCCGGATTCACAGATGAGAATAAGCTTCTTGCGACGAATCTCACAAAGATCATGTTCCTTTCGCCGATATTCCTGCTTCTCAGCGGGATAATCGGAGGAATATTGCAATCACACAAAAGGTTTTTCATCTATTCTCTTTCGCCCATCATGTACAATGTCGGCATTATCATCGGCGCTCTTTATTTTTCCAGATGGTGGGGACTTAGCGGCTTGGCCTGGGGAGTTGTCCTGGGTTCCGCCATGCATTTTTTCATCCAGCTCCCCATGGTGTACAAGCTCGGCTATTCCTATGAAGCGATCCTGGATATCCAAGACAGAGGAGTGCGCACGATAATAAAAATGATGATCCCCAGAACGCTTACGCTTGTGACCTCACAACTGAATCTCGTTATCATAACGATCATTGCGACGACGCTTCCCGCCGGAAGCCTGACGGCTTTCAATATTGCGAACAACCTCCAGAGTTTTCCTCTGAGCCTGTTTGCGATCTCTTTTGCGATTGCCGCCTTTCCGACCCTGTCCGCACTCAGCGGAGAAAAAGACAGAAATGAATTCGCCAGAAGCCTTACGGTAACGACCAAACAGATCCTCTTTTTCGTGATCCCGATCAGCATATTTTTTGTGGCGCTCCGAGCGCAGATCGTGCGAACCATACTTGGAACGGGAAAAGTCGGATGGGAAGAAACGGCGCTTCTCGTGGATTCGCTTGCGATATTCTCATTCAGTCTTTTTGCGCAAAGCGTCATCCCGCTGTTCTCAAGAGCATTTTGGGCGCTTCATGACGCAAAAACTCCGTTCTACATTTCCTTCATGTCAGTCATTGTGAATATAATCCTTTCTGTGGCGCTCTCCAACAAATATGGCGCCCTTGGACTGATCGCATCTTTTTCCATATCTTCCGCCTTCAACGCCATAATGCTTTATTATTTCATAAACAAAAAGACCGGATTTATCTGCCATGGCAGAATATTGATCCCTCTCATAAAGATATCCCTCGCTTCTGTTATTGCAGGCCTCATATCGCACTTTTCCCTTTATGCCATAGAACCGCTTCTCGACACCCATACCGGGATCGGAATATTGATACAAGGGCTGTTCGCCGGAACCCTTGGCGCGGCAACCTATTGCATTTTTTGCTGGAAGCTTGAGATAGAAGAATTTATGATCCTGAAAGACTCACTGAAAAGAAAGCTGCTTGGTGCGAAGATCACAACATCCGAAATAGTCACGGAAGAGTGA